A stretch of the Nicotiana tabacum cultivar K326 chromosome 6, ASM71507v2, whole genome shotgun sequence genome encodes the following:
- the LOC107818024 gene encoding uncharacterized protein LOC107818024 gives MRLIAWNVRGVNKVYKQKEVNKFIVNNDVALIAILENRVKEDNASRETQKIATNWKWCANYVHSSKGRIWVIWDPNRLEFEATNMSSQAIHRILSIPHLHLKLHLTAVYGLHTIEARKELWEELKGVSMSVQMPWLVFGDFNAITDIEDRQFGNPVQENEIRDFIDFIQASGMTELRAIGRKYTWSNGQIWSRIDRALVNAEWLMTVAITEVMILNPGILDHTPLKKQNMHDIWWKLKAMKKELKQLNHIEFRNVGEKIKFYRQNLQDIQTKRGHHTQLDLLFEEEKEVKVKLEKWSLVEESILK, from the exons ATGAGACTTATAGCTTGGAATGTGAGAGGTGTAAATAAAGTTTATAAACAAAAAGAAGTAAATAAGTTCATTGTAAATAATGATGTAGCACTGATAGCTATACTGGAAAACAGAGTAAAGGAAGATAATGCTAGCAGAGAAACACAAAAAATTGCAACTAACTGGAAATGGTGTGCAAACTATGTACATAGCTCAAAAGGAAGAATATGGGTTATTTGGGACCCAAACAGACTGGAGTTTGAAGCTACTAATATGAGTTCTCAGGCTATTCACAGAATCCTTAGCATTCCTCATTTACATCTAAAATTGCACTTGACAGCAGTTTATGGTTTGCATACTATTGAGGCAAGGAAGGAGTTATGGGAAGAGTTGAAGGGGGTGAGTATGTCAGTCCAAATGCCATGGTTAGTCTTTGGGGATTTCAATGCTATAACTGATATAGAGGATAGGCAGTTTGGCAACCCAGTCCAGGAGAATGAAATAAGGGATTTTATTGACTTTATACAAGCTAGTGGCATGACAGAGTTACGAGCAATAGGAAGGAAATATACTTGGTCAAATGGACAAATCTGGAGCAGGATAGACAGAGCTCTTGTGAATGCAGAATGGTTGATGACAGTTGCTATTACTGAAGTAATGATCTTAAACCCTGGGATTTTAGACCATACTCCGCTAA AAAAGCAGAACATGCATGACATATGGTGGAAGCTTAAAGCAATGAAGAAAGAGTTGAAACAACTGAATCATATAGAATTCAGAAATGTAGGGGAGAAGATTAAGTTCTATAGACAAAATTTGCAAGATATTCAAACAAAAAGGGGCCATCACACTCAACTAGATCTATTGtttgaagaagagaaagaagtGAAGGTTAAACTAGAGAAATGGAGCCTAGTGGAGGAAAGTATTCTGAAGTAG